The following are encoded in a window of Corynebacterium marinum DSM 44953 genomic DNA:
- a CDS encoding Mrp/NBP35 family ATP-binding protein encodes MSAITESAVRSALSRVEDPEIGKPLTELGMVKSINVNGPDVDVELYLTIAGCPMKSTITGNAKAAVEELEGVGAVNISTDVMSDEQRRELRMSLRGGVEEPTIPFADPDSTTRVYAVASGKGGVGKSSMTVNLAVSLAARGFKVGVLDADIYGHSVPGLLGSEQRPTAVDDMIMPPIAHGVKLISIGHFVDGNAPVVWRGPMLHRAIQQFLADVFWGDLDFLFMDLPPGTGDVAISVAQLVPSAELLIVTTPQNAAAEVAERAGSITQQTRQRVAGVIENMSAMVLPDGSTLDVFGAGGGQQVADRLSVLTGAEVPLLGQIPLDPQLRVHGDDGSPIAVSEPDSPAGSAIGEIADKIVRRRESIAGRPLGLGVTRP; translated from the coding sequence ATGTCTGCTATCACCGAATCCGCTGTCCGCAGCGCGCTGTCCCGCGTAGAGGATCCAGAAATCGGCAAGCCCCTCACCGAGCTGGGGATGGTCAAGTCGATCAACGTCAACGGCCCCGACGTCGATGTCGAGCTCTATCTCACCATCGCCGGCTGCCCGATGAAATCCACCATCACCGGCAACGCCAAGGCCGCCGTGGAAGAGCTCGAAGGGGTCGGTGCGGTCAACATCAGCACCGACGTCATGAGCGACGAGCAGCGCCGCGAGCTGCGTATGTCGCTGCGCGGCGGAGTCGAGGAGCCGACGATCCCCTTCGCCGACCCCGACTCCACCACCCGCGTGTACGCGGTTGCCTCCGGCAAGGGCGGCGTGGGCAAGTCCTCCATGACCGTCAACCTCGCCGTGTCGCTCGCCGCCCGCGGCTTCAAGGTCGGCGTCCTCGACGCCGACATCTACGGACACTCCGTCCCCGGCCTCCTCGGCTCCGAACAGCGCCCCACCGCCGTCGACGACATGATCATGCCGCCGATCGCCCACGGCGTGAAGCTCATCTCCATCGGCCACTTCGTCGACGGTAACGCGCCGGTCGTGTGGCGCGGCCCCATGCTCCACCGCGCGATCCAGCAGTTCCTGGCGGACGTCTTCTGGGGCGACCTGGATTTCCTGTTCATGGATCTGCCTCCGGGCACCGGCGACGTGGCCATCTCCGTGGCCCAGCTGGTGCCCAGCGCCGAGCTGCTCATCGTCACCACCCCGCAGAACGCCGCCGCCGAGGTCGCCGAGCGGGCCGGTTCCATCACGCAGCAGACCCGTCAGCGCGTCGCCGGCGTCATCGAGAACATGTCCGCCATGGTCCTTCCCGACGGCTCGACCCTCGACGTCTTCGGCGCCGGCGGTGGCCAGCAGGTCGCGGACCGCCTCTCCGTCCTCACGGGCGCCGAGGTCCCGCTGCTCGGCCAGATCCCCCTCGACCCGCAGCTGCGCGTCCACGGCGACGACGGCAGCCCCATCGCCGTCTCCGAGCCGGACTCCCCCGCCGGCAGTGCCATCGGTGAGATCGCGGACAAGATCGTCAGGCGCCGCGAGTCGATCGCCGGCCGGCCGCTCGGGCTGGGCGTCACCCGCCCGTAG
- a CDS encoding GH32 C-terminal domain-containing protein — protein MSAHKDYYRPELHVTAESGVLDAPAGVLLDGDTWHLFHQYRPTPDAPARWAHVVSEEGPFDWEICDDALAPVGGETALRAGAVVPNGTGLDLYFTSVTAAGTSIQVAHMADLDGACPVSDDEFAVDTRVQRIGDVVGDRDGYARFRSPCVVPGWESNDDRHAGHDGWLMLAVTGSGDAPAPVVLGSPDGRSWDFVGSLGFEGDPGFDAASIAVGPRIFRLRDEIDGNIYDILLITLESGGIDISGYLVGTLRGATFDVVTPFTRIDHGHDFTRPRNTNVTAGTVPEEERYQRSVIFGLLNGVGRRDDPARHPSLASGGWANALSLPRVVTLQGGRLFQTPPAGLPDAISRTADARSWTGLCEIPPGGSLTATLLDAAGEPAATVVHSGRQLLLDRSVNPHHSGDQVARAELEGDVTGSLSIFVDGSTVEVFANGGAVTMASRVYIDGGCSAIRVEVSGGAVLERHWERSPVTSGNLPEYDR, from the coding sequence ATTTCCGCACACAAGGACTATTACCGCCCCGAACTTCACGTCACCGCCGAGTCGGGGGTCCTGGACGCTCCCGCGGGGGTGCTGCTCGACGGCGACACCTGGCACCTCTTCCACCAGTACCGCCCCACCCCCGACGCCCCCGCCCGCTGGGCGCACGTCGTCTCGGAGGAGGGCCCCTTCGACTGGGAGATCTGCGACGACGCCCTCGCCCCCGTCGGCGGGGAGACCGCCCTGCGCGCCGGCGCGGTGGTGCCCAACGGCACGGGCCTGGACCTCTACTTCACCTCGGTGACCGCCGCCGGCACCTCGATCCAGGTCGCGCACATGGCCGACCTGGACGGGGCGTGCCCGGTCTCCGACGACGAATTCGCCGTGGACACCCGTGTCCAGCGGATCGGCGACGTGGTCGGCGACCGCGACGGCTACGCCCGCTTCCGTTCCCCCTGCGTCGTCCCCGGTTGGGAATCCAACGACGACCGCCACGCCGGCCACGACGGCTGGCTCATGCTCGCCGTCACCGGCAGCGGCGACGCGCCCGCACCGGTCGTCCTGGGCAGCCCCGACGGCCGTTCCTGGGACTTCGTCGGATCCCTGGGCTTCGAGGGGGACCCCGGCTTCGACGCCGCCTCCATCGCCGTCGGACCGCGCATCTTCCGGCTCCGCGATGAAATCGACGGCAACATCTACGACATCCTGCTGATCACCCTGGAGTCCGGTGGGATCGACATCTCCGGTTACCTGGTGGGCACGCTGCGCGGGGCGACCTTCGACGTGGTGACCCCCTTCACCCGGATCGACCACGGGCACGACTTCACCCGCCCCCGCAACACCAACGTCACGGCGGGCACGGTCCCCGAGGAGGAGCGTTACCAGCGCTCCGTCATCTTCGGGCTGCTCAACGGCGTCGGCCGCCGGGACGATCCGGCCCGCCACCCCTCCCTGGCGTCCGGGGGCTGGGCCAACGCCCTCTCGCTGCCCCGGGTGGTCACCCTCCAGGGCGGGCGGCTCTTCCAGACCCCGCCCGCCGGGCTGCCCGACGCGATCAGCCGCACCGCAGACGCCCGCTCATGGACCGGCCTGTGTGAGATCCCCCCGGGCGGCAGTCTGACGGCGACGCTTCTCGACGCCGCCGGTGAACCCGCCGCCACCGTCGTCCACTCCGGCAGACAGCTCCTCCTCGACCGGTCGGTCAACCCCCACCACTCCGGTGATCAGGTGGCGCGGGCCGAGCTCGAGGGGGACGTCACCGGCTCCCTGTCGATCTTCGTCGACGGTTCCACGGTGGAGGTCTTCGCCAACGGCGGCGCCGTCACGATGGCCAGCCGCGTCTATATCGACGGCGGCTGCTCCGCCATCCGCGTGGAGGTCTCCGGCGGCGCGGTGTTGGAACGCCATTGGGAACGCAGCCCCGTCACCTCAGGAAACCTACCGGAGTACGACCGGTAG
- the glgA gene encoding glycogen synthase, which produces MRVGMLTREYPPEVYGGAGVHVTELTRFMREIAEVDVHCMGAPRDMEGVHVHGVDPALADANPAIRTLSTGLRMAEAAGGVDVVHSHTWYAGLGGHLAARLHGIPHVATAHSLEPHRPWKREQLGGGYEVSSWSEKNAMEYADAVIAVSARMKDSILEAYPRIDADRVHVVLNGIDTQLWQPRPTFDEAEDSVLSELGVDPQRPIVAFVGRITRQKGVEHLIKAAAHFDEGVQLVLCAGAPDTPEIAARTTALVEELQARRDGIFWVQNMLDRDKIQEILTAADTFVCPSIYEPLGIVNLEAMACGTAVVASDVGGIPEVVVDGETGTLVHYDEDDVEGFERDIAAQVNAMVSDAARARTFGAAGRERAVDAFSWAAIAQQTVDIYQSLR; this is translated from the coding sequence ATGAGAGTCGGAATGTTGACCAGAGAATATCCGCCGGAGGTCTACGGGGGTGCCGGAGTCCACGTCACTGAACTGACCCGGTTCATGCGCGAGATCGCGGAGGTGGACGTCCACTGCATGGGCGCGCCCCGCGACATGGAGGGGGTGCACGTCCACGGCGTCGACCCGGCGCTCGCAGACGCGAACCCCGCCATCCGGACTCTGTCCACCGGTCTGCGGATGGCGGAGGCCGCCGGCGGCGTCGACGTCGTCCACTCCCACACCTGGTACGCGGGCCTGGGTGGGCACCTCGCCGCCCGCCTGCACGGGATCCCGCACGTCGCCACCGCGCACTCGCTGGAGCCGCACCGCCCGTGGAAGCGCGAGCAGCTCGGCGGCGGCTACGAGGTCTCCTCCTGGTCGGAGAAGAACGCCATGGAGTACGCCGACGCCGTCATCGCGGTCTCCGCCCGCATGAAGGACTCCATCCTCGAGGCCTACCCGCGTATCGACGCCGACCGGGTCCACGTCGTCCTCAACGGCATCGATACCCAGCTGTGGCAGCCCCGCCCCACCTTCGACGAAGCCGAGGATTCGGTTCTGTCCGAGCTCGGCGTCGATCCGCAGCGCCCCATCGTGGCCTTCGTCGGCCGCATCACCCGCCAGAAGGGGGTGGAGCACCTGATCAAGGCGGCCGCCCACTTCGACGAGGGCGTGCAGCTGGTCCTCTGCGCCGGCGCCCCGGACACCCCGGAGATCGCCGCCCGCACCACCGCCCTCGTGGAGGAGCTGCAGGCGAGGCGCGACGGCATCTTCTGGGTCCAGAACATGCTGGACCGCGACAAGATCCAGGAGATCCTCACCGCCGCCGACACCTTCGTGTGCCCGTCGATCTACGAACCCCTGGGCATCGTCAACCTCGAGGCCATGGCCTGCGGCACCGCGGTCGTCGCCTCCGACGTCGGCGGCATCCCCGAGGTCGTCGTCGACGGGGAGACCGGCACCCTGGTCCACTACGACGAGGACGACGTCGAGGGCTTCGAGCGCGACATCGCCGCCCAGGTCAACGCCATGGTCTCCGACGCCGCCCGGGCCCGGACCTTCGGCGCGGCCGGCCGGGAGCGCGCCGTGGACGCCTTCTCCTGGGCCGCGATCGCCCAGCAGACCGTCGACATCTACCAGTCGCTGCGTTAG
- a CDS encoding methyltransferase domain-containing protein — protein sequence MLSDIIDVLADPADGTALSGVDDFTRLVSESGHSFDVARQGFVTLAPGAGLRHRGDSMEMVRARETFLSRGHFAPFVEAVTSGVHDALDDAAVPDTARPVIADIGAGTGYYLSHTLDDVEGSRGVGLDISVHAARQLTRCHKRVGSVVADVWAGLPMRDRSIDVVTVVFAPRNAAEFARVLKEDGQVVFLTADRGHLAELREPLGILDVEDGKIERLVEQARGHLTPVTEPELIEFPMVLDRESIAAQIGMSPSARHIGPGELDRRIQALPETMTVTARAHLLRMGRA from the coding sequence ATGCTCTCCGACATCATCGACGTGCTCGCTGATCCCGCCGACGGCACTGCGCTGTCCGGCGTGGACGACTTCACCCGGCTGGTCTCCGAGTCGGGCCATTCCTTCGACGTGGCCCGGCAGGGGTTCGTGACCCTCGCCCCCGGCGCGGGTCTACGCCACCGGGGCGACAGCATGGAGATGGTGCGCGCCCGCGAGACATTTCTGTCTCGCGGGCATTTTGCCCCCTTCGTCGAGGCGGTGACCTCCGGCGTGCACGACGCACTCGACGACGCCGCGGTGCCCGACACCGCCCGCCCCGTCATCGCCGATATCGGTGCCGGCACGGGCTACTACCTCTCCCACACGCTCGACGACGTGGAGGGTTCCCGCGGCGTCGGCCTGGACATCTCCGTCCACGCGGCCCGCCAGCTGACGCGTTGCCACAAGCGGGTGGGTTCCGTCGTGGCCGACGTGTGGGCGGGGCTTCCCATGCGGGACCGTTCCATCGACGTGGTCACCGTCGTCTTCGCCCCCCGCAACGCCGCCGAGTTCGCGCGCGTGCTCAAAGAGGACGGGCAGGTGGTGTTCCTCACCGCCGACCGCGGCCACCTGGCTGAACTGCGTGAACCGCTGGGGATCCTCGACGTGGAGGACGGCAAGATCGAGCGGCTCGTCGAGCAGGCCCGGGGACACCTCACCCCGGTGACCGAACCTGAGCTGATCGAGTTCCCCATGGTCCTGGACCGCGAGTCGATCGCCGCGCAGATCGGCATGAGCCCCTCCGCGCGCCATATCGGGCCCGGGGAACTGGACAGGCGTATTCAGGCCCTGCCGGAGACGATGACCGTCACCGCCCGGGCCCACCTCCTGCGGATGGGCCGGGCCTGA
- a CDS encoding DUF3117 domain-containing protein: protein MAAMKPRTGNGPMEAVEESRKIVMRIPSDGGGRLVVEMSKEEAAELGALLTAAAE from the coding sequence ATGGCAGCAATGAAGCCGCGTACCGGTAACGGTCCCATGGAAGCGGTTGAGGAAAGCCGGAAGATCGTGATGCGTATCCCGTCCGACGGCGGCGGCCGTCTGGTTGTGGAGATGAGCAAGGAAGAGGCCGCCGAACTCGGCGCCCTGCTCACTGCCGCGGCCGAATAG
- a CDS encoding glucosyl-3-phosphoglycerate synthase: MKVSVVIPALNEEATVAGVVRAVLGDGPDEVLVIDADSTDRTVEQAAAAGATVLNWREILPDIPPRPGKGESLWRGVAAAAGDVVVFIDADLRQPGSGMVGKLAAPFADPAVHLVKADYQRTINGRPTGGGRVTELTAKPLLRALFPALAHINQPLAGEYAIRRATALELPFTDGYGVEAGLLVDVAARHGASSVRQVDLGVRRHRNRPLEELGHMADVVAATLLEKAGAGAGGVGKRPALSGIL; this comes from the coding sequence GTGAAGGTGTCGGTGGTCATCCCCGCCCTCAACGAGGAGGCCACCGTCGCCGGCGTCGTGCGGGCCGTCCTGGGCGACGGGCCCGACGAGGTCCTGGTCATTGACGCCGACTCGACCGACCGCACCGTCGAGCAGGCCGCGGCCGCGGGGGCCACGGTGCTCAACTGGCGGGAGATCCTGCCGGACATCCCACCGCGCCCGGGCAAGGGCGAATCTCTGTGGCGGGGTGTGGCCGCGGCCGCGGGCGACGTGGTGGTCTTCATCGACGCCGATCTGCGGCAGCCGGGCAGCGGCATGGTCGGGAAACTGGCCGCGCCTTTCGCCGACCCGGCGGTCCATCTGGTCAAGGCCGACTACCAGCGCACCATCAACGGCCGGCCGACCGGCGGCGGGCGGGTCACGGAGCTGACGGCCAAGCCCCTGCTGCGCGCCCTGTTCCCGGCCCTGGCACACATCAACCAGCCGCTGGCCGGCGAGTACGCCATCCGCCGCGCCACCGCCCTCGAACTGCCCTTCACCGACGGCTACGGGGTGGAGGCCGGACTGCTTGTCGACGTCGCCGCGCGCCACGGCGCATCCTCCGTCCGCCAGGTCGACCTGGGGGTCCGCCGTCACCGCAACCGCCCGCTCGAGGAGCTTGGCCACATGGCCGATGTGGTGGCCGCGACGCTGCTGGAGAAGGCGGGTGCGGGTGCGGGCGGCGTCGGGAAGCGGCCGGCGCTGTCCGGTATCCTCTAG
- the tatB gene encoding Sec-independent protein translocase protein TatB: MFQSIGWLEIFTLVIVALIVVGPERLPGLIEDVRAAIFAARRAINNAKKELNGELGEEFDQFRKPMEQVAEYTRLGPRGAITKALFDGDESALDDFDPQKLMREDPRSSRQPQPQPSQQEARGQQPPPERPKGDYGAGGGFSWADIT; this comes from the coding sequence GTGTTTCAGAGTATCGGTTGGCTGGAGATCTTCACCCTGGTGATCGTGGCACTCATCGTCGTGGGCCCGGAGCGTCTGCCCGGCCTCATCGAGGATGTGCGTGCCGCGATCTTTGCTGCCCGCCGGGCAATCAACAACGCGAAGAAAGAGCTCAACGGAGAGCTGGGCGAGGAGTTCGACCAGTTCCGTAAGCCGATGGAGCAGGTCGCGGAGTACACGCGCCTGGGCCCGCGCGGGGCGATCACCAAGGCACTCTTCGACGGGGATGAATCCGCGCTCGACGACTTCGACCCGCAGAAGTTGATGCGGGAGGACCCCCGTTCCTCCCGGCAGCCCCAGCCCCAGCCCTCGCAGCAGGAGGCCCGCGGCCAGCAGCCGCCCCCGGAGCGCCCGAAAGGCGACTACGGCGCGGGCGGCGGCTTCTCCTGGGCCGACATCACCTGA
- the glgC gene encoding glucose-1-phosphate adenylyltransferase, with amino-acid sequence MKTQPNVLAIVLAGGEGKRLFPLTEDRAKPAVPFGGSYRLIDFVLSNLVNAGYLKIAVLTQYKSHSLDRHISQAWSLHGPVSQYIASVPAQQRRGKRWFTGSADAIVQSLNLIYDEEPDYVIVFGADHVYRMDPSQMVDEHIASGKACSVAGIRVPRSEASAFGVIEADDEGNITEFLEKPADPPGTPDDPNSTFASMGNYVFTTSALIQALLEDEKNEDSNHDMGGDIIPYFVDRGEAHVYDFSANEVPGATERDKGYWRDVGTIDAFYEAHMDLISVHPVFNLYNHMWPIHSTEDQNFPPAKFTQGGIAQSSMVAPGSIVSGGTVRNSVLAGDVHIAEGATVEGSVLMPGVRVGRGAVVRHAILDKNVYVREGEIVGVDRARDEARFKISPGGVVAVGKNEVV; translated from the coding sequence GTGAAGACTCAGCCGAATGTTCTTGCCATTGTTCTCGCCGGCGGCGAGGGAAAACGTCTGTTTCCGCTGACGGAGGACCGGGCCAAGCCCGCAGTCCCGTTCGGTGGAAGCTACCGCCTCATTGACTTCGTTCTCTCGAACCTGGTCAACGCGGGCTACCTCAAGATTGCGGTGCTGACGCAGTACAAGTCGCACTCGCTCGACCGCCACATCTCGCAGGCCTGGTCCCTGCACGGGCCTGTCAGCCAGTACATCGCCTCGGTGCCTGCCCAGCAGCGCCGCGGCAAGCGCTGGTTCACCGGTTCCGCGGACGCCATCGTCCAGTCCCTCAACCTCATCTACGACGAGGAACCGGACTACGTCATCGTCTTCGGCGCGGACCACGTGTACCGCATGGACCCCTCCCAGATGGTCGATGAGCACATCGCCTCCGGCAAGGCCTGCTCGGTCGCCGGCATCCGCGTCCCGCGCTCCGAGGCCAGCGCCTTCGGCGTCATCGAGGCCGACGACGAGGGCAACATCACCGAGTTCCTGGAGAAGCCGGCCGATCCGCCGGGCACCCCGGACGACCCGAACTCCACCTTCGCCTCCATGGGCAACTACGTGTTCACCACCAGCGCCCTGATCCAGGCGCTGCTGGAGGACGAGAAGAACGAGGACTCCAACCACGACATGGGCGGGGACATCATCCCTTACTTCGTCGACCGCGGCGAGGCCCACGTCTACGATTTCTCCGCCAACGAGGTCCCCGGCGCCACGGAGCGCGACAAGGGCTACTGGCGCGACGTCGGCACCATCGACGCCTTCTACGAGGCGCACATGGACCTCATCTCCGTCCACCCGGTGTTCAACCTGTACAACCACATGTGGCCGATCCACTCCACCGAGGACCAGAACTTCCCGCCCGCGAAGTTCACCCAGGGCGGCATCGCCCAGTCGTCGATGGTGGCCCCGGGTTCGATCGTCTCGGGCGGCACGGTCCGTAACTCGGTGCTCGCCGGCGACGTGCACATCGCCGAGGGCGCGACCGTCGAAGGCTCGGTGCTCATGCCGGGCGTGCGCGTCGGCCGGGGCGCCGTGGTCCGCCACGCGATCCTGGACAAGAACGTCTACGTCCGCGAGGGCGAGATCGTCGGCGTCGACCGCGCCCGCGACGAGGCGCGCTTCAAGATCTCGCCCGGCGGCGTGGTCGCCGTCGGCAAGAACGAAGTGGTCTAG
- a CDS encoding DivIVA domain-containing protein, whose product MFSWVLLIIVLAAFVVLGVWFWGSVFGRGEVLPPLDPDETRRLNQEAVGAGDLDSVQFELVYRGYRPEQVDDVIGRLSEQLKEAEVTIARLSSPKSD is encoded by the coding sequence ATGTTCTCCTGGGTGCTGCTCATCATCGTCTTGGCCGCTTTCGTCGTGCTCGGCGTCTGGTTCTGGGGCAGCGTCTTCGGCCGCGGCGAGGTGCTGCCCCCGCTCGACCCCGACGAGACCCGCCGGCTCAACCAGGAGGCCGTCGGGGCGGGGGATCTTGACTCGGTGCAGTTCGAACTCGTGTACCGCGGCTACCGCCCGGAACAGGTCGACGACGTCATCGGGCGCCTGTCGGAGCAGCTGAAAGAGGCGGAGGTAACCATCGCCCGCCTCTCTTCTCCGAAAAGTGACTAA
- the sigE gene encoding RNA polymerase sigma factor SigE, producing the protein MNNMTPSTGHDDHSPADDLAGTAAFDAGQGDMPGWGELVAEHADSVYRLAFRLSGNPHDADDLTQETFMRVFRSLKHYQPGTFEGWLHRITTNLFLDMVRHRNKIRMEALPEDYERLPGTDMTPEQAYNVANLDPALQAALDQLSPDFRVAVVLCDVVGMSYDEIADTLGVKMGTVRSRIHRGRTQLRASLEAAAQQDEGAKLLLRTR; encoded by the coding sequence ATGAACAACATGACGCCCAGTACTGGACACGACGACCATTCCCCGGCCGACGACCTCGCCGGGACCGCCGCGTTCGATGCCGGGCAGGGGGACATGCCGGGTTGGGGGGAACTGGTCGCGGAACACGCCGACAGCGTCTACCGCCTGGCGTTCCGCCTCTCGGGTAACCCGCACGACGCGGATGATCTCACCCAGGAGACCTTCATGCGCGTGTTCCGTTCCCTCAAGCACTACCAGCCGGGCACCTTCGAGGGGTGGCTGCACCGCATCACCACCAACCTGTTCCTGGACATGGTGCGCCACCGCAACAAGATCCGCATGGAGGCCCTGCCGGAGGACTACGAGCGACTCCCCGGTACGGACATGACGCCGGAGCAGGCCTACAACGTCGCCAACCTGGATCCGGCGCTGCAGGCCGCGTTGGACCAGCTCAGCCCCGATTTCCGCGTTGCAGTGGTCCTTTGTGACGTCGTCGGCATGTCCTACGACGAGATCGCGGACACCCTCGGCGTGAAGATGGGAACTGTGCGGTCCCGGATCCACCGGGGCAGGACCCAGCTCCGGGCGAGCCTGGAGGCCGCCGCCCAACAGGATGAGGGCGCGAAGCTCCTGCTGCGGACCCGCTAG
- a CDS encoding anti-sigma factor family protein yields MIRPNLSRSRRTRGRREFASVEHLSLEAVAAFVDGELSDAASHRARVHLVHCAECRGEIERQRGASEWLRGSNITEEVRAPHDLLARLAGIPAAPVKAGPDAESTPTPGPECLLDKVEMILRAVKRNQGH; encoded by the coding sequence ATGATTCGCCCCAACCTGTCGCGCTCGCGCCGGACCCGCGGGCGCCGTGAGTTCGCGTCCGTAGAGCACCTGAGCCTGGAGGCTGTCGCCGCCTTCGTGGACGGGGAGCTGTCCGACGCCGCGTCGCACCGCGCACGCGTCCATCTCGTCCACTGCGCCGAATGCCGCGGCGAGATCGAGCGGCAGCGCGGCGCGTCGGAGTGGCTGCGCGGCTCGAACATCACCGAGGAGGTCCGCGCGCCGCACGACCTGCTCGCCCGGCTCGCAGGTATCCCGGCCGCGCCGGTGAAGGCGGGACCGGACGCGGAGTCGACCCCGACTCCGGGGCCCGAATGCCTGCTGGACAAGGTGGAGATGATTCTGCGGGCGGTCAAGCGTAACCAGGGCCACTAA
- the folP gene encoding dihydropteroate synthase has product MAIVNRTPDSFYDRGATFTDEAALRRCDEVVAAGAAIVDIGGVKAGPGSLVDAAEEINRVVPLIAAVAARHPGVLISVDTWRAEVAEEAIRAGAGLINDTWAGHDPELAEVAGHHRVGYVCSHTGGSEPRTRPHRVHFDDVVADVIAETTRLAERAVAAGVPEGRIFIDPTHDFGKNTFHGLELLRRVDELVATGWPVLMALSNKDFVGETVNRDVGGRVAGTLAATAWAAARGVSAFRAHEVAETVDVIRMTAAIAGTAPPLNTIRGLA; this is encoded by the coding sequence ATGGCGATCGTCAACCGCACCCCCGATTCTTTCTACGACCGGGGCGCCACCTTCACCGACGAGGCTGCGCTTCGCCGCTGCGACGAGGTTGTCGCGGCGGGCGCTGCCATCGTCGACATCGGCGGCGTGAAGGCGGGCCCCGGTTCGCTTGTCGACGCCGCCGAGGAGATCAACCGCGTCGTCCCCCTCATTGCGGCCGTCGCGGCGCGCCACCCGGGCGTGCTCATCTCCGTGGACACCTGGCGCGCGGAGGTCGCCGAGGAGGCGATCCGGGCCGGTGCCGGCCTGATCAACGACACCTGGGCGGGTCACGACCCGGAGCTCGCGGAGGTCGCGGGCCACCACCGCGTCGGTTACGTGTGTTCGCACACCGGGGGATCAGAGCCCCGCACCAGGCCGCACAGGGTGCATTTCGACGACGTCGTCGCCGACGTCATCGCCGAGACCACCCGGTTGGCGGAACGCGCCGTCGCCGCCGGGGTGCCGGAGGGGCGGATCTTCATCGACCCGACCCACGACTTCGGCAAGAACACCTTCCACGGACTCGAGCTCCTGCGCCGCGTCGATGAACTCGTGGCGACCGGGTGGCCGGTGCTCATGGCGCTGTCCAACAAGGATTTCGTGGGTGAGACGGTCAATCGCGACGTGGGCGGCCGGGTCGCGGGCACCCTCGCCGCGACCGCATGGGCCGCCGCCCGCGGCGTTTCCGCGTTCCGCGCCCACGAGGTCGCCGAGACGGTCGACGTCATCCGCATGACGGCGGCGATCGCGGGCACGGCGCCGCCGCTCAACACCATCCGGGGGCTGGCGTGA
- a CDS encoding O-methyltransferase, which produces MTDTAYDALRSYIESTSEIPDALAGARRDAEEFGLSVPDEMTGQLLATLAASTASEKSTGAVAVTPAAGVVGMYILRGLGKRGTLTCIDPEVEHQTQARSAFREAGFAPSRVRFLPSRPLDVMSRLAAGSYQLVYAEVPPVELPAILDAAWPLLTPGGTLVLADSLLDATLADDSRRDRATLAAREADDIARNLEGALVTRLPLGAGMTLITRR; this is translated from the coding sequence GTGACTGACACGGCATATGACGCTCTCCGCTCCTACATCGAATCCACCTCGGAGATCCCGGACGCCCTCGCCGGCGCCCGCCGCGACGCCGAGGAGTTCGGACTCTCCGTCCCCGACGAGATGACCGGCCAGCTCCTGGCCACCCTCGCTGCCTCCACGGCCTCCGAAAAATCCACGGGCGCGGTCGCCGTCACCCCCGCCGCAGGGGTAGTCGGAATGTACATCCTCCGCGGCCTGGGCAAGCGCGGGACACTGACCTGCATCGACCCCGAAGTGGAGCACCAGACGCAGGCCCGCTCCGCATTCCGCGAGGCCGGCTTCGCCCCCTCCCGGGTGCGTTTCCTGCCGTCCCGCCCCCTTGACGTGATGAGCCGCCTCGCGGCCGGTTCCTACCAGCTCGTCTACGCAGAGGTCCCGCCCGTCGAACTGCCCGCGATCCTCGACGCCGCCTGGCCGCTGCTCACCCCCGGCGGAACGCTGGTCCTGGCGGATTCGCTCCTCGACGCCACCCTGGCCGACGACTCCCGCCGCGACCGCGCCACCCTGGCCGCCCGGGAAGCCGACGACATCGCCCGCAACCTCGAGGGCGCCCTGGTCACCCGCCTGCCGCTGGGCGCGGGAATGACGCTGATCACGCGCCGCTGA